The Streptomyces sp. A2-16 sequence CTTCGACCGCGCGTGGGCGGCCGCCGCGCCCTACGCGTCGTACGGCGCCCGCCAGCGGTGGATCCGCACGGTACGGGCCCTGACGACCGACTGGCCGGTGACGGACGGGCCCTCCCGGTGGCGACAGGGGGAAGTGACGGTGACGTGGGGGGCGTTGGCGCCGCGCGGGGTCGGGGTGGGGTGAACTCCGGTACGGCGGGGCGGGGGTGCGGGCGCCGTGACGCCGGCGGGGGGCGGGGGTGCGAGCGAGGTGACTCCGGTGCGGGTCGCGGGGTGCGGGGTGCAGCCTGCGTGACTCCGGCGGGACCGCCACCGACTCCGGTACGGATCGCCGGGTGCGGCCGGACCGACTCCCGTACGGGTCACAGGATGCAGTCTGCATGACTCCGGCGGGACCGCCACCGACTCCGGTACGGATCGCCGGGTGCGGCCGGACCGACTCCCGTACGGGTCACAGGACGCGGCCTGCGGGAACTTCGGTATACACCTCGCGTGAACTCCGGGGTGCCGCCTGGGACGTGGCCCCGCGTGAGTCCGTGCAGGCCGTTGGCGTGGTCGGCATGCGGCTCCGGTCCCCCTCGTGGGTGAACCCGTCGCGGGGCGTGACCTGCTGGGAACGATCTGTGTGAGTCGTTCGTCACAAAGGCGGGGAGATCGTCTTCGGGGGGCGGGGAGCGGGGGAGGCACCGGGAAGCGCCGGTTGGTGAAGGGGTTCGCCGGGAAGGCCTGCCTCTGTCACTTTCGGCCATGACGTGGCACGATCCCCCGAGCACCGTAAGTTACTGACGGTAAATCAGCTTTGGGGGCACGTGTATGGGGACGGGCAAGCGCGGTCTGATCGCTACGGCCGTGACCGTGATCGGCGCGGTGGCCGTACTGGCGGCACCGGGCACCGCCTTCGCCGCCCCGAGTCCGACCCCCTCCCCCACGGCCTCGCCGACCGCCGTGACCAACAAGGACATCGAGGCCGTACGCAAACAGCTGGACGCGCTTTACCACGACGCCGCCGTCGCCACCGACGCCTACAACGCCGCCGAGGAGAAGTCCGAGCAGCAGTCGGCGCAGATCGTCGCCCTGGCCCGGAAGATCGTCAAGGGCCAGGAGAAGCTGGCGAAGCTGAAGGCCCGTGCGGGCGCCGCGGCGGCCGCCCAGTACCGCGCCAACGGCCTGCCCGACGAGGCCCAGCTGATGCTGAGCGACGATCCGCAGGAGTTCCTGGACGCCACCGGCCGCGTACTGCAGGGCCAGCGCGCCACGAAGGCGCTGATCGCCGAACTGACCCGGACCCAGCAGGACTTGAAGCAGTACGCCGACGACGCCTCCGCGCAGTGGACCAAGCTGGAGGCGAACCGCAAGGCGAGGGCGGCGGCCAAGAAGAAGGTCGAGCAGCAGATCGCGGCGGCCGAGAAGCTCGAGTCCCAGCTGGAGGAGAAGGAGAAGAAGCGCCTCGCCGAGCTGGAGGAACAGGCCGCCCACCAGGCACAGACCGCCTGGCTGGACTCCGGCATCCTCGAGGAGATCAACGGCAAGGCGAGCGCGGCCGGCAAGACCGCCGTCGCCTACGCGACCGACCAGATCAACAAGCCGTACGAATGGGGCGCCGAGGGCCCGGACTCGTACGACTGCTCCGGACTGACCTCACAGGCCTGGGCGAGCGCCGGCAAGCCCATTCCGCGCACCTCGCAGGAGCAGTGGCGGCAGCTCAAGCACATCGACGTCAAGGACATGCGGCCCGGCGACCTGATCATCTACTTCGACGACGCCAGCCATGTGGCGATGTACCTGGGCGACGGCGCGATCGTGCACGCGCCGCGGCCCGGACGGACGGTGACGATCGCCGGGGCAGGGTC is a genomic window containing:
- a CDS encoding C40 family peptidase → MGTGKRGLIATAVTVIGAVAVLAAPGTAFAAPSPTPSPTASPTAVTNKDIEAVRKQLDALYHDAAVATDAYNAAEEKSEQQSAQIVALARKIVKGQEKLAKLKARAGAAAAAQYRANGLPDEAQLMLSDDPQEFLDATGRVLQGQRATKALIAELTRTQQDLKQYADDASAQWTKLEANRKARAAAKKKVEQQIAAAEKLESQLEEKEKKRLAELEEQAAHQAQTAWLDSGILEEINGKASAAGKTAVAYATDQINKPYEWGAEGPDSYDCSGLTSQAWASAGKPIPRTSQEQWRQLKHIDVKDMRPGDLIIYFDDASHVAMYLGDGAIVHAPRPGRTVTIAGAGSMPILGVVRPDA